The Chitinophagales bacterium genome contains a region encoding:
- a CDS encoding LptE family protein, whose amino-acid sequence MKFIKYCFLIITFCACTSCGVYSLTGASIDPDVKTFTVHYIANQAQIVIPTLSQSFTEALKNKLSTGTNLKMVESSGDLEFQGAITQYNISPAAAVANETAALNRITISVSIEFINHKNEKQSWTSTFSRYADYSSSQDLASVQVQLIDDINSQLVDDIFNKAVVNW is encoded by the coding sequence ATGAAATTTATAAAATATTGCTTTCTTATTATTACTTTTTGTGCATGTACCAGCTGCGGTGTATATTCTCTTACCGGTGCCTCTATTGATCCGGATGTAAAAACATTTACGGTTCATTATATAGCAAACCAGGCACAGATTGTAATCCCTACTTTAAGTCAGTCTTTTACTGAAGCACTAAAAAATAAACTGTCAACAGGAACCAATTTAAAAATGGTGGAGAGCAGCGGAGATCTTGAGTTTCAGGGTGCTATTACTCAATACAATATCTCGCCAGCTGCAGCTGTAGCCAATGAAACGGCTGCGCTTAACCGGATCACGATATCAGTAAGTATTGAATTTATTAACCATAAAAATGAAAAACAATCATGGACATCAACGTTTTCTCGATATGCTGATTATAGCAGCAGCCAGGACCTTGCTTCTGTGCAGGTGCAACTGATTGATGATATTAATAGTCAGTTGGTAGACGATATCTTTAACAAGGCTGTCGTAAACTGGTAA